GCGCGGCCAGCTGATCCGGCGCGGTGGTACGGGCCAGGGCCAGCAGCGGTTTGTCACCGTTGCCCAGGAATCCGTCGTACAGCGATGCATCGACATCGGCCACGGTGGCCACGCGCGGCTGGTTGTAGACCTGGCGCGCCTTCTCCGCCAGCTGTGGGGCGAATTCGCGCAGGCGCTCGATCTTGGCGTCGATGGCCGCCACGTCCAGGCCCAGGCGCTGGTGGTCGTCGGCACGCAGGTGGTTCCAGGCGATCAGCGCCGGCACCTTGTTCAGGTGCACCTCCTTCAGCGGCACCCGTGCAACGCCCTCGGGCAGCTCGCTGGCGCGCATGTACAGGCGCTGTGCGATCACATCGGCTGGTAGTGCCAGCAGGTCGTCGATGTCGCCGTCGAGGTCGAACACGATCACCCGGTTGTTGATGGTCGGGTGCACCGCCAGCGGCAGCACCGGCGCCGCGCACAGGCGGCTGGCCGGGTAGCGCATGGAAATGTGCAGCACCGGCTTCATCGCGGTTACATCCAGCAGGCTGCCTACGAAACGCTTGTCGCGCAGCTTCAGGGCGTAGTCCCACAGGCGCGGCTGCGACTGCTTGAACAGCCGTGCCATGCCGATCGTGGCGCGCACGTCGGACAGCGCTTCGTGCGCATCACCCTCGCGCACGTTGTTGGCTTCGGCCAGGTGCTCGAGCTTGAACGAGGTGGCACCGTCCTCGCGCAGCGGCCACTGGATGCCGTCCGGACGCATCGCGCGCATCAGCCGCAGCATGTCCAGCAGGTCCCAGCGCGAATTGCCGTTGCGCCACTCGCGCTCGTACGGGTCATGGAAGTTGCGGAACAGGCCGTAGCGGACGAATTCATCGTCGAATCGCAGCGTGTTGTAGCCCAGTGCGCAGGTGCCGGGACGCGATAGCTGCTCGTTGATGCGGTCGAAGGCTTCGGCCTCGCTGATGCCCTCGGCCAGGGCCTGCTGCGGGGTGATGCCGGTGACCAGGGTGGCCATCGGCGAGGGCAGCAGATCGTCGGCCG
This genomic window from Stenotrophomonas maltophilia contains:
- the sbcB gene encoding exodeoxyribonuclease I, translated to MADSFLFYDLETFGQDPRRTRISQYAAIRTDADLNEIDTPVSFFVRPADDLLPSPMATLVTGITPQQALAEGISEAEAFDRINEQLSRPGTCALGYNTLRFDDEFVRYGLFRNFHDPYEREWRNGNSRWDLLDMLRLMRAMRPDGIQWPLREDGATSFKLEHLAEANNVREGDAHEALSDVRATIGMARLFKQSQPRLWDYALKLRDKRFVGSLLDVTAMKPVLHISMRYPASRLCAAPVLPLAVHPTINNRVIVFDLDGDIDDLLALPADVIAQRLYMRASELPEGVARVPLKEVHLNKVPALIAWNHLRADDHQRLGLDVAAIDAKIERLREFAPQLAEKARQVYNQPRVATVADVDASLYDGFLGNGDKPLLALARTTAPDQLAALESRFRDPRLPELLFRYRARNHPDSLAPAERQRWQDYRRQRLLGDGGLGELTLPQYQQQLDALAAEAPDDTRRQALLQSLRDWGQHLQETL